ACCAATTTGTCTAGTACCTTCAAGGGATACAACATCACAGCGGATGCCACTCTCTTCTAGATGGGGAATCATATTTAGGACACGCAACCGGGTACTTGCTGATTCTCTAGTTCCAGGAACAGCAAATAGTACATTCATAAATATATTATATTTTTCATATTAATGGATTAGTAATAGTCGCCGCATCCCCATTGCTAGATTATACCCCGAATCGACGTGGTAGCTATCACTATCGAGGCCACGATATCTGAAACAATTCACCACCCTATTGATAGTTCTTATCTCGATATTTCTGAAGACACCAGCCATACCACACATATCTACCGGAACAGTATCGCCGGTCGGTTATATAATCCGCGGTACAACTGTCTTCTATAGGGATGTCACCGGTAGACGGGATAGTAGAGCACCGACAGTTGGCTATACTACACGGAAATCGGACTCTTCGTTGAGTATTATATAATGTGTAAACAAAACTATAAATAGTATCCGCCAGAACGACGGGTGACTAAATCGATTACTGACGAAGGATAACAACAGCGATGCACCGATGGCAGCGTACACGAATAGGTAACCGATTTCGCCGCTCTGTCGCAGCCTATTATAGATATATGTGGAGATGAACCCAAGGGTCAAGCAACCGACAAGAATACCCATTATACCAAAATCGAGATAAAAATCAGTTATGTACGTCGGGAATACACCAAAAGAGCCGTAGAACTCCTGCTCGAATCCCCGCTGCTCCCCCAGTAGCGATTTCATAGGCGGAAAGAAACTGTACAGCCCATATGAAAGCTGAGTACCGTACGTGAAATCAGACACCCTGTTCGTGATAATCTGTATATTTCTAAACCCCGGCGCGATGTAAACATACAGCGTAGCCAACAATGAGTTATCAAACGGGACTCGAATGTTATTTGCTTCGAGCAATGCACTCCCAACTCCAAATCCGCTCCGAATCGAGCCAATAATTGAGAATATCAGTACTGTGAATCCGCCGAACGCCACCGCCTGTGACAGCCGAATTCTCTTCATCTGACTGTAGCAGACGACTAAGATGAGGAGGAAGAATAGTGGAGCCATTCTAGCCAACCGAAGTGAGAGGAACACGAAGCTAAGTACCGTTAGCAATAGATACAGCCGCCGTGGTTTGTCCAAAAAGAGGACAAACGAGATGATACCGACAGCAGTCACCGGATAGAGGAACAGATTATATATGACGGGTACGAACAGATTGTGTCTGTAGCTGTTCGAGTCCCGGAGAAAAGCGTTTATGCCACCGACGTTTTGAAACATGTAGGCAAAAACGACCCCCCCAATAGCCATGTAGACTCCGAGGACAACTATCGTGCGTTCTTCACTCCACGGGACTCGGATCGAACTAGCTCGGCGAACGACACCAGTTACTCTGTTGGCGAAGTAACAGCCGACGAAGAACAAAAGCGCGCTTGCGTATATTATGTAGTACGTCTGTAATGTAAGGTCCGGTTGTATCGAGGGGGCCATCAGATGGAGTTCGTACACCGCTAGCGCACCAAACCACGAGATGCCTAACAGTGACATCGGGGAGAAAATATCGTCATACACCCAGATAGAAACGAGCAGAGAGAGGACAGTCGCAGTGATAGCGACGAACAACGGAAAGCTAAACCAGTATATCAGAACGACACAGCAGATACCCAAGACAGAGCCGAAATTCAGCGCGTTCTTTTCTACATTTATCGACATATATGCTGGATGTATAGCTTGGGAGATGTATCGGTCTGATCGCTGCTCTTCCACTTGCGCATTACGACGATACTCTAACTGGGAATCTATGTATATAAGAAATTTTGGTATCGAGAACACGACTGCTGATGGATGCTACATCATCCTGTGCTGGTACCAGTGGGCGTTCAACGGTCCGGACGGGGATTCATTATTACAACCAGTGCACAGTGAATTTGGTGAACGCTATTTGTAGTCTCGGGCGACAAAAAAAGCCAGCATTCGCGTTCGGATGTTAAATATCGTCCCACATTTAGCGGAGAATTTGCACACATGTGAAGTCATCTCTATGGGCTGTGTTGAATCGCCATACTGTAGTAGATTTCACTGTTTCACGGCACGCTTGGTGTTGTATACGACACACATCAGAGCGATTTCTCGGAACTCACGGAACCAGGAACGCGCTCGCACGGCGAATAGTGATTCGCAGGAGCTTTGGGTAGACTCAGTGTTATCGAAGTAATGTCGGGAGAGAAAGAGAGATCGTCCGTCACCTCAGTGAGGACGATCTTGATCGCTTGCAAAAAGAGACAGACGACGCAAAGATCAGCAAGCGACTGACGTTCATCAAGCGGCTCTACAAAGGCGCGACGATTGAGGGAGCCGCTGACGATGTCGGGATGTCTCAATCAACTGGCAGTCGCTGGGTTACCCGGTGGAATAAGGGAGGGATTGGCCTGCTCACTCCGAACTTCGGGGGCGGTAGTACCTAGCGTAACTTTTGAAGATAACTGCCGAGATGATTGTCGATCCAAGAGGCCGCGAAACTCAGCTGAGCTGTGAGCTTCTCAAAGAGTTCGGTGAGGAGAGCGCGGTATTCTGCCGCGTTCTCCACAATCAACGGTGACGCTTCCCATTTCAGACTCTTCCAGACCTGCTCGATTGGGTTGAGATCCGGTGAGCCAACGGGGAGAAACACGAGGTCAATCCCGAGTTGATGGGCTCGCTTGCGTGTATACTCGCACACGTGTGAAGAGAAGTTATCCAAAACGAGCAGAATCCGAGCCAGCGGATTCTGCTCGCGGATCCCCTCGAGACACTCGCAAATTCGCTCTTTCTCCTGAGTGGTTGGAAACTGAAGTACACTCTCACCAGAGAGTGCATAGAACCCGACCGCTGGTTCGTCTAACTTCACCAGCGGTCGGGTGATGTGAGGGTCGTCGACGGTGTAGAGTCGCTGTGAGTTGTCCCACGGTTGCGGATGCGATGTGTCGAGGAATCCAAGTACAGTTCCACCGTCCGTACGGATCTCTTCGTCAACGACCCAGCCTTCCTCGTCGTCTCCATCGCGTTTGTTGTGGGGCTCATCAGACCCCTCGTCGAACACGTCGCTGACGCGTTCGTCGAGGATCTCTTCGGCATTCTCTGGCCGTGATGGACGCTTAGTCCGTGGAATTGCGTAGGAGAGGCCGAGCTTTTCGAGGAATGTAGTGAGGTGGGCTGGGTGAAATTCAACGTCGAACTCCTCGTTGATGAGGTGCTGTATCTCCTGTTTCTTCCAGGGTTGGCCCTCACGGAGCAGGTCCAGGAGGCGTTCTCGTTGGGCTGGGCCGAGCTTCGGGGGCCTGCCGCCCCCGAAGTTCGGCATCAAAAGTCCGAGACCACCCTTGTTCCACCGACGAGCCCAGCGTGTTCCTGTTGCGGAGGACCTGCCGACGTCGTCGGCAGCGTCCTCCAGGGTCGCCCCCTTGTACAGCCGCTTAATGAAGATCAGCCGCTCAGTGAGTTTCTCATCCGTAGACTCTGTGAGGAGTCGATCGAGATCGTCCTCACTGAGGTGACGAACGATCTCTTTGCGGCGATCTCCAGACATACTCATACATCATATTCCACCTTCATAACTTCCACTAGCCACTATCGTCGGCAGCGTCCTCCAGGGTCGCCCCCTTGTACAGCCGCTTAATGAAGATCAGCCGCTCAGTGAGTTTCTCATCCGTAGACTCTGTGAGGAGTCGATCGAGATCGTCCTCACTGAGGTGACGAACGATCTCTTTGCGGCGATCTCCAGACATACTCATACATCATATTCCACCTTCATAACTTCCACTAGCCACTATTCAGCCCCCGAAACTCGACGAAACCGAACAACAACGCTTCCTGGACCTTCTTGAAGAGGGTGAGCCTTGGACAAAACCGGAGATTCACCATCTTCTCAAGCAAGAATTTGATGTCGAATATCATCCGAATCATCTCCCGCGAGTACTCGACAAACTTGGTGTTTCCCACGCTGTACCACGGACAAAGAGGCCTGATCGACCCGAGAACGCAGAGGAAATCCTCGACGAACGCGTTGCCGACGCGTTCGACGAGGGTGATTCTGCTGATCCACACAACAAGCGTTCTGAAGACGACGGTGAACAAGAGTGGACTGTTGATGAAGACGTTCGGACTGATGGAGGGACTGTCGTGGGGTTTTTTGATATCTCACACCCGCAACCATGGGATAACTCACAACGACTCTACACGGTGAGCGAGCCGACAATCACCCGGCCGCTGGTGAAAATCGAGACACCAGCGGCCGGGTTCTACGCACTCACTGGCAATAGTGTGCTCAGTTTTCCCCTTGATCAGACAAAGGAACAGATTTGTGACTGTCTTGATCGGATTCGCGACCAGAATCCCGGCAATCGGATTCTGGTCGTGTTGGATAATTTCTCATCGCACGTCTGCGCGTACACGCGGAGACGTGCTCATAAGCGTGGGATTGATCTCGTATTCTTACCTGTCGGCTCACCAGACCTCAATC
The Haloarcula sp. CBA1129 genome window above contains:
- a CDS encoding O-antigen polymerase: MEEQRSDRYISQAIHPAYMSINVEKNALNFGSVLGICCVVLIYWFSFPLFVAITATVLSLLVSIWVYDDIFSPMSLLGISWFGALAVYELHLMAPSIQPDLTLQTYYIIYASALLFFVGCYFANRVTGVVRRASSIRVPWSEERTIVVLGVYMAIGGVVFAYMFQNVGGINAFLRDSNSYRHNLFVPVIYNLFLYPVTAVGIISFVLFLDKPRRLYLLLTVLSFVFLSLRLARMAPLFFLLILVVCYSQMKRIRLSQAVAFGGFTVLIFSIIGSIRSGFGVGSALLEANNIRVPFDNSLLATLYVYIAPGFRNIQIITNRVSDFTYGTQLSYGLYSFFPPMKSLLGEQRGFEQEFYGSFGVFPTYITDFYLDFGIMGILVGCLTLGFISTYIYNRLRQSGEIGYLFVYAAIGASLLLSFVSNRFSHPSFWRILFIVLFTHYIILNEESDFRVV
- a CDS encoding IS630 family transposase gives rise to the protein MSGDRRKEIVRHLSEDDLDRLLTESTDEKLTERLIFIKRLYKGATLEDAADDVGRSSATGTRWARRWNKGGLGLLMPNFGGGRPPKLGPAQRERLLDLLREGQPWKKQEIQHLINEEFDVEFHPAHLTTFLEKLGLSYAIPRTKRPSRPENAEEILDERVSDVFDEGSDEPHNKRDGDDEEGWVVDEEIRTDGGTVLGFLDTSHPQPWDNSQRLYTVDDPHITRPLVKLDEPAVGFYALSGESVLQFPTTQEKERICECLEGIREQNPLARILLVLDNFSSHVCEYTRKRAHQLGIDLVFLPVGSPDLNPIEQVWKSLKWEASPLIVENAAEYRALLTELFEKLTAQLSFAASWIDNHLGSYLQKLR